From a region of the Oryza sativa Japonica Group chromosome 6, ASM3414082v1 genome:
- the LOC4341620 gene encoding uncharacterized protein isoform X2: MEAGDGRGGGAEEEEEEQVMSEVHLGCPPRFSGLYVSRFSFSSRPLGPSAGSDGGECSGVREQVAASSSSCGSPDAVTVDEDGDLVLDRRRRNRGRSDHVLTVQHGITSSLRSVGLQVWKAALLLTDFVLHKSFTSSEFNGVTAIEIGAGTGLVGLALARVAKKIFITDRGSDILDNCLANVQLNSSMLKFDEAKACVRELDWKMSWPPPVFKCDSSDPSSKYLWYTSEIEAAEKATTLFAADVIYSDDLTDLFFSIAKKLMSHGAEKVLYLTLEKRYNFSMDELDVVANGYKHFRSFFTVQDESGALDDNSCRPDFVGEQMDLAEVPQYIREYDRGKDLEMWKIMYNPNPE, encoded by the exons ATGGAGGCCGGAgatggaagaggaggaggagcggaggaggaggaggaggagcaggtgaTGAGCGAGGTGCACCTGGGATGCCCGCCCCGCTTCTCCGGGCTCTACGTCTCCCGCTTCAGCTTCTCCTCCCGCCCGCTAG GGCCATCTGcgggcagcgacggcggagaaTGTAGCGGTGTGCGCGAGCAGGTCGCGGCGTCGAGCAGTTCTT GTGGTTCGCCTGACGCTGTTACCGTGGATGAGGACGGGGATCTCGTTCTTGACAGGAGAAGAAGGAACAGAGGCA GGAGTGATCATGTGCTCACTGTTCAGCATGGTATCACCTCCTCTCTTAGGAGCGTTGGTCTCCAG GTTTGGAAGGCGGCATTGCTATTAACTGATTTTGTATTGCATAAGAGCTTTACATCGTCTGAGTTTAATGGTGTTACTGCCATAGAGATCGGTGCTGGGACAG GTTTGGTAGGGTTGGCACTAGCTCGAGTTGCTAAGAAAATCTTCATTACAG ATAGGGGCTCTGATATCCTCGATAACTGCTTGGCTAATGTCCAACTTAACTCAAGCATGCTAAAGTTTGATGAAGCTAAAGCCTGTGTGCGGGAACTGGATTGGAAAATGTCATGGCCTCCACCTGTGTTTAAATGTGATTCATCTGATCCAAG TTCAAAATACTTATGGTATACAAGTGAAATCGAGGCGGCTGAGAAAGCTACAACACTATTTGCTGCGGATGTTATTTACAGTGACGATCTGACTGATCTGTTTTTCAGCATAGCAAAGAAACTGATGTCTCATGGTGCTGAGAAG GTATTGTACTTGACCCTGGAGAAGAGATATAACTTCAGTATGGACGAACTAGATGTTGTAGCCAATGGTTACAAGCACTTCCGAAGTTTCTTCACGGTTCAGGATG AAAGCGGAGCTCTGGATGATAATTCATGTAGACCAGATTTTGTTGGAGAGCAGATGGACCTTGCAGAGGTTCCTCAGTACATCAGAGAATATGACAGGGGCAAAGATTTGGAGATGTGGAAGATAATGTACAACCCAAATCCAGAATAG
- the LOC4341620 gene encoding uncharacterized protein isoform X1, which yields MEAGDGRGGGAEEEEEEQVMSEVHLGCPPRFSGLYVSRFSFSSRPLGPSAGSDGGECSGVREQVAASSSSCERGSPDAVTVDEDGDLVLDRRRRNRGRSDHVLTVQHGITSSLRSVGLQVWKAALLLTDFVLHKSFTSSEFNGVTAIEIGAGTGLVGLALARVAKKIFITDRGSDILDNCLANVQLNSSMLKFDEAKACVRELDWKMSWPPPVFKCDSSDPSSKYLWYTSEIEAAEKATTLFAADVIYSDDLTDLFFSIAKKLMSHGAEKVLYLTLEKRYNFSMDELDVVANGYKHFRSFFTVQDESGALDDNSCRPDFVGEQMDLAEVPQYIREYDRGKDLEMWKIMYNPNPE from the exons ATGGAGGCCGGAgatggaagaggaggaggagcggaggaggaggaggaggagcaggtgaTGAGCGAGGTGCACCTGGGATGCCCGCCCCGCTTCTCCGGGCTCTACGTCTCCCGCTTCAGCTTCTCCTCCCGCCCGCTAG GGCCATCTGcgggcagcgacggcggagaaTGTAGCGGTGTGCGCGAGCAGGTCGCGGCGTCGAGCAGTTCTTGTGAGC GTGGTTCGCCTGACGCTGTTACCGTGGATGAGGACGGGGATCTCGTTCTTGACAGGAGAAGAAGGAACAGAGGCA GGAGTGATCATGTGCTCACTGTTCAGCATGGTATCACCTCCTCTCTTAGGAGCGTTGGTCTCCAG GTTTGGAAGGCGGCATTGCTATTAACTGATTTTGTATTGCATAAGAGCTTTACATCGTCTGAGTTTAATGGTGTTACTGCCATAGAGATCGGTGCTGGGACAG GTTTGGTAGGGTTGGCACTAGCTCGAGTTGCTAAGAAAATCTTCATTACAG ATAGGGGCTCTGATATCCTCGATAACTGCTTGGCTAATGTCCAACTTAACTCAAGCATGCTAAAGTTTGATGAAGCTAAAGCCTGTGTGCGGGAACTGGATTGGAAAATGTCATGGCCTCCACCTGTGTTTAAATGTGATTCATCTGATCCAAG TTCAAAATACTTATGGTATACAAGTGAAATCGAGGCGGCTGAGAAAGCTACAACACTATTTGCTGCGGATGTTATTTACAGTGACGATCTGACTGATCTGTTTTTCAGCATAGCAAAGAAACTGATGTCTCATGGTGCTGAGAAG GTATTGTACTTGACCCTGGAGAAGAGATATAACTTCAGTATGGACGAACTAGATGTTGTAGCCAATGGTTACAAGCACTTCCGAAGTTTCTTCACGGTTCAGGATG AAAGCGGAGCTCTGGATGATAATTCATGTAGACCAGATTTTGTTGGAGAGCAGATGGACCTTGCAGAGGTTCCTCAGTACATCAGAGAATATGACAGGGGCAAAGATTTGGAGATGTGGAAGATAATGTACAACCCAAATCCAGAATAG